A genomic stretch from Pseudomonas sp. MUP55 includes:
- the rpoS gene encoding RNA polymerase sigma factor RpoS, translating to MALSKEAPEFDIDDEVLLMEAGIATESMSDNEGASPPSVRTKSKNSSALKQHKYIDYTRALDATQLYLNEIGFSPLLTPEEEVHFARLSQKGDPAGRKRMIESNLRLVVKIARRYVNRGLSLLDLIEEGNLGLIRAVEKFDPERGFRFSTYATWWIRQTIERAIMNQTRTIRLPIHVVKELNVYLRAARELTQKLDHEPSPEEIANLLEKPVGEVKRMLGLNERVSSVDVSLGPDSDKTLLDTLTDDRPTDPCELLQDDDLSQSIDQWLSELTDKQREVVIRRFGLRGHESSTLEDVGLEIGLTRERVRQIQVEGLKRLREILEKNGLSSESLFQ from the coding sequence ATGGCTCTCAGTAAAGAAGCGCCGGAGTTTGACATCGACGATGAGGTTCTCCTGATGGAGGCCGGTATCGCTACGGAATCGATGTCAGATAATGAGGGTGCGTCACCACCTTCAGTTCGCACCAAATCCAAAAACTCCTCCGCGTTAAAGCAACACAAGTACATTGACTACACGCGGGCGCTCGACGCGACCCAGTTGTACCTCAATGAAATCGGCTTTTCCCCTCTGCTCACCCCTGAAGAAGAAGTCCATTTTGCGCGTCTGTCGCAAAAAGGGGATCCGGCTGGGCGCAAGCGCATGATTGAAAGCAACCTGCGCCTGGTGGTCAAGATCGCCCGGCGCTACGTCAATCGTGGATTGTCGCTGCTGGACCTGATCGAGGAGGGCAACCTGGGCTTGATCCGGGCGGTGGAGAAATTCGACCCTGAGCGGGGCTTTCGCTTCTCGACCTATGCTACCTGGTGGATTCGCCAGACCATCGAACGGGCGATCATGAATCAGACCCGCACGATCCGGTTGCCGATCCATGTGGTCAAGGAGCTCAACGTGTACCTGCGGGCCGCACGTGAGCTGACACAGAAACTCGATCATGAACCTTCGCCCGAAGAAATCGCCAACCTGCTGGAAAAACCGGTAGGGGAGGTCAAGCGCATGCTTGGCCTGAACGAGCGCGTGTCTTCGGTCGATGTCTCGCTGGGTCCGGATTCGGATAAAACCTTGCTGGACACCCTGACGGATGATCGCCCAACAGATCCGTGTGAGCTGTTGCAAGATGATGATCTGTCCCAAAGCATCGACCAGTGGCTGTCGGAACTCACCGACAAGCAGCGTGAAGTGGTGATTCGCCGCTTCGGCCTGCGTGGCCATGAGAGCAGCACCCTGGAGGACGTAGGCTTGGAGATCGGCCTGACCCGTGAGCGGGTTCGACAGATCCAGGTAGAAGGTCTCAAGCGCTTGCGCGAGATCCTTGAGAAGAACGGCTTGTCGAGTGAGTCGTTGTTCCAGTAG
- a CDS encoding cold-shock protein has protein sequence MSNRQTGTVKWFNDEKGFGFITPQSGDDLFVHFKAIQSDGFKSLKEGQQVSFIATRGQKGMQAEEVQVI, from the coding sequence ATGTCTAATCGCCAAACTGGTACCGTTAAGTGGTTCAACGATGAAAAAGGCTTCGGCTTCATCACTCCACAATCCGGTGACGACCTGTTCGTTCACTTCAAAGCTATCCAATCCGACGGCTTCAAAAGCCTGAAAGAAGGCCAACAGGTTTCTTTCATCGCTACCCGCGGTCAGAAAGGCATGCAAGCTGAAGAAGTTCAAGTTATCTAA
- the dcd gene encoding dCTP deaminase yields the protein MSIKSDKWIRRMAQEHGMIEPFVERQIRGEGDDRVISYGVSSYGYDVRCADEFKVFTNINSAIVDPKNFDEKSFVDVKSDVCIIPPNSFALARTVEFFRIPRDVLTICLGKSTYARCGIIVNVTPLEPEWEGHVTLEFSNTTTLPAKIYANEGVAQMLFLQSDEACEVSYKDRAGKYQGQRGVTLPRA from the coding sequence ATGAGCATCAAATCGGACAAGTGGATTCGCCGCATGGCGCAGGAACACGGCATGATCGAACCGTTCGTTGAGCGCCAGATTCGTGGCGAAGGCGACGATCGTGTGATTTCGTACGGCGTTTCCAGCTATGGCTACGACGTGCGTTGCGCCGATGAATTCAAGGTGTTCACCAATATCAACTCGGCGATCGTCGATCCTAAGAACTTCGACGAAAAAAGCTTCGTCGACGTCAAGAGCGATGTCTGCATCATCCCGCCAAACTCCTTCGCCCTGGCCCGCACCGTGGAGTTCTTCCGCATTCCACGTGACGTATTGACCATCTGCCTGGGTAAGAGCACCTATGCCCGTTGCGGCATCATCGTCAACGTGACCCCACTGGAGCCCGAGTGGGAAGGCCACGTGACCCTGGAGTTCTCCAACACCACCACGTTGCCGGCGAAAATCTACGCCAACGAAGGCGTGGCACAGATGCTGTTCCTGCAGTCCGACGAAGCGTGCGAAGTGTCCTACAAAGACCGTGCCGGCAAGTATCAGGGCCAGCGCGGCGTCACTCTCCCACGCGCTTGA
- the pdeM gene encoding ligase-associated DNA damage response endonuclease PdeM — protein MVCSVTLEGEQLWLLADRAIYWPARQSLLIADAHFGKASAYRSLGQPVPQGTTSENLQRLDRLLAAFTCAQVIFLGDFLHGPGSHASGTLGALRAWRARNAELPITLIRGNHDQRAGDPPADLHIDVVPEPLLMGPFALQHEPDAHPTHHVLAGHVHPVYRLRGKGRQSLRLPCFQIGKGVSLLPAFGAFTGGYAVELDDERRIFVIGDHQVWPVR, from the coding sequence ATGGTGTGTTCGGTAACGCTTGAGGGTGAGCAATTGTGGCTGCTGGCGGACAGAGCGATCTACTGGCCAGCGCGCCAAAGCCTGCTGATCGCCGACGCGCACTTCGGCAAGGCCTCGGCCTATCGCAGCCTCGGGCAACCGGTGCCGCAAGGCACCACGAGCGAGAACCTGCAGCGCCTGGATCGCTTATTGGCGGCGTTCACTTGCGCCCAGGTCATCTTCCTCGGCGACTTCCTGCACGGGCCCGGCTCCCATGCCAGCGGCACACTGGGCGCGCTCAGAGCATGGCGCGCCCGAAATGCCGAGTTGCCGATCACGCTGATTCGCGGCAATCACGATCAACGCGCGGGCGATCCGCCTGCTGATCTGCACATCGACGTGGTACCGGAACCTTTATTGATGGGGCCATTCGCCTTGCAACACGAACCCGACGCCCACCCCACCCATCATGTGCTGGCAGGGCATGTTCATCCGGTGTACCGCTTGCGCGGCAAAGGCCGCCAGAGCTTACGCCTGCCGTGCTTCCAGATTGGCAAGGGCGTAAGCCTGTTGCCGGCGTTTGGCGCCTTTACCGGCGGTTACGCGGTTGAGCTGGACGATGAACGCCGCATTTTTGTGATCGGCGATCATCAGGTCTGGCCGGTTCGGTGA
- a CDS encoding ligase-associated DNA damage response DEXH box helicase, translated as MAKPVDFAKQWFATRGWRPFAFQKEVWKAVKDGQSGLLHASTGAGKTYALWFAALNRFAMIRPPVAGKRKAPAEPLTVLWITPMRALAADTARALEAPLAALQIPWTVGLRTGDTSSSERARQTRRQPTTLITTPESLTLMLARADSEVSLGHLRMVVVDEWHELIGNKRGVQLQLALARLRRWHPELLVWGISATLGNQAHALEVLVPQGGGINVQGQTAKQLLVDTLLPPVAERFPWAGHIGLKMLPQVVEQVDASSSCLVFTNTRAQSEIWYQALLDARPDWAGLIALHHGSLSRETRDWVERALKEGQLKAVVCTSSLDLGVDFLPVERVLQIGSAKGVARLMQRAGRSGHAPGRPSRVTLVPTHSLELVEAAAAKDAIAQRRIEARESPYKPLDVLVQHLVSMALGGGFTPDAQLAEVRGAWAYRELSEADWAWALAFVRHGGLSLTAYPDYRRVEPDEHGIWRVPDARLARRHRMSVGTIVSDASIHLKYWSKGGGGKNLGSVEEGFIARLKPGDGFLFAGRLLELVRVENMTAYVRRSAAKKAAVPRWNGGRMPLSNELAQAVIERFDEAAQGRFEGPEMLAVQPLLLTQLRWSGLPTRDHLLAEVLKSREGWHLFLYPFAGRQVHLGLASLLAWRVSRRQPVTFSIAVNDYGLELLSATEVDWPERLNEALLSPKDLLTDVAASLNAGELALRRFREIARIAGLVFAGYPGAPKSTRQVQASSGLFFEVFKQYDPQNLLLTQAAEEVLRNELDIQRLEETLLRLSALQLDLHVIQRPTPLAFPLLVERMRESLSSEKLSERIARMVKDLEKVADRGKV; from the coding sequence ATGGCAAAACCCGTCGATTTCGCAAAACAATGGTTTGCTACCCGAGGCTGGCGTCCGTTCGCGTTTCAGAAAGAGGTGTGGAAGGCCGTCAAGGACGGCCAGTCAGGTTTACTGCATGCGAGCACCGGCGCGGGTAAAACCTACGCGCTGTGGTTCGCCGCCCTCAATCGTTTCGCCATGATTCGCCCACCCGTTGCAGGCAAGCGCAAGGCGCCGGCTGAACCACTGACCGTGTTGTGGATCACCCCGATGCGCGCCCTGGCTGCCGACACCGCGCGTGCCCTTGAAGCGCCGCTGGCGGCATTGCAGATACCCTGGACTGTTGGCCTGCGTACCGGCGACACCAGCAGCAGCGAACGCGCCCGCCAGACCCGCCGCCAGCCCACCACGTTGATCACCACCCCGGAAAGCCTGACGCTGATGCTGGCGCGCGCCGACAGTGAGGTCAGCCTGGGGCACCTGCGCATGGTGGTGGTGGACGAATGGCATGAGCTGATCGGCAATAAACGCGGCGTGCAACTGCAATTGGCGTTGGCGCGGCTGCGGCGTTGGCACCCCGAATTGCTCGTGTGGGGTATTTCCGCGACCTTGGGTAATCAGGCTCACGCGCTGGAGGTGTTAGTCCCACAGGGCGGCGGGATCAATGTACAGGGGCAAACGGCTAAACAGCTGCTGGTCGATACCCTGCTGCCGCCCGTCGCCGAACGTTTTCCCTGGGCCGGGCATATCGGCTTGAAGATGCTGCCCCAAGTGGTGGAGCAAGTGGACGCCAGCAGCAGTTGCCTGGTGTTCACCAATACCCGGGCGCAGTCGGAAATCTGGTACCAGGCCCTGCTGGACGCCAGGCCGGACTGGGCAGGCCTGATTGCGCTGCATCACGGCTCGCTTTCGCGGGAGACCCGGGACTGGGTGGAGCGCGCACTCAAAGAAGGCCAACTTAAGGCGGTGGTGTGTACCTCCAGCCTGGACCTGGGCGTGGATTTCCTGCCGGTGGAGCGGGTACTGCAGATCGGCTCGGCCAAGGGCGTGGCGCGCCTGATGCAACGCGCCGGCCGCTCGGGGCATGCCCCAGGTCGGCCATCCCGGGTGACACTGGTGCCGACCCACAGCCTGGAACTGGTGGAAGCAGCCGCGGCAAAGGATGCGATAGCCCAGCGACGTATCGAAGCCCGCGAATCTCCCTACAAGCCGTTGGATGTGTTGGTGCAGCATTTGGTCAGCATGGCCCTGGGCGGCGGATTCACTCCCGATGCACAGTTGGCAGAGGTACGCGGCGCCTGGGCCTACCGCGAGCTGAGCGAAGCCGACTGGGCCTGGGCGCTGGCTTTTGTGCGCCATGGCGGGCTGTCGCTCACCGCTTATCCGGATTACCGCCGCGTAGAGCCCGATGAGCACGGCATCTGGCGCGTCCCCGATGCTCGACTGGCGCGCCGCCACCGCATGAGCGTGGGCACTATCGTCAGCGATGCGAGTATCCATCTGAAGTACTGGAGCAAAGGCGGTGGTGGCAAGAACCTGGGCAGCGTCGAGGAAGGCTTTATTGCCCGCCTCAAGCCAGGGGACGGTTTTCTGTTTGCCGGGCGCCTGCTGGAGTTGGTGCGCGTGGAAAACATGACCGCCTACGTGCGCCGCAGCGCTGCGAAAAAAGCCGCCGTGCCACGCTGGAATGGCGGGCGCATGCCGCTTTCCAATGAGCTGGCGCAGGCGGTGATCGAGCGCTTCGACGAGGCGGCTCAGGGGCGGTTCGAGGGCCCGGAGATGCTGGCGGTGCAGCCGCTTTTGCTCACACAACTGCGTTGGTCCGGCCTGCCGACCCGTGACCATTTGCTGGCGGAGGTGCTCAAGTCGCGCGAAGGCTGGCACCTGTTTCTCTACCCCTTCGCCGGGCGTCAGGTGCATCTGGGGCTGGCGAGCCTGTTGGCCTGGCGAGTCAGTCGCCGGCAACCGGTGACCTTCTCCATTGCCGTCAATGATTATGGGCTGGAGCTGCTCAGTGCCACCGAGGTGGACTGGCCCGAACGGTTGAACGAGGCGCTGCTCAGCCCAAAGGATTTGCTGACGGATGTGGCAGCCAGCCTCAACGCCGGTGAGCTGGCGTTGCGGCGCTTTCGGGAAATTGCGCGCATTGCCGGTTTGGTGTTCGCCGGTTACCCCGGTGCGCCAAAAAGCACGCGACAGGTTCAGGCCTCCAGTGGTTTGTTCTTCGAAGTGTTCAAACAATACGACCCGCAGAACCTGCTGCTGACCCAGGCAGCAGAAGAAGTCCTGCGCAATGAACTGGATATTCAGCGACTGGAAGAGACATTGCTGCGTCTGTCGGCGCTGCAACTGGACTTGCATGTGATCCAGCGGCCTACACCCCTGGCTTTCCCGCTGCTGGTGGAGCGCATGCGCGAAAGCCTGAGTTCGGAAAAGCTCTCGGAGCGCATCGCACGAATGGTCAAGGACCTGGAAAAAGTCGCGGACAGAGGAAAGGTTTAA
- a CDS encoding ABC transporter ATP-binding protein: MYKLTVEGLHKSYGDNEVLKGVSLKARTGDVISLIGASGSGKSTFLRCINFLETPNDGAMTLDGQAIRMVSDRHGMRVADDAELQRLRTRLAMVFQHFNLWSHMSVLENITMAPRRVLGCSKKDAEDRARRYLDKVGLPARVADQYPAFLSGGQQQRVAIARALAMEPEVMLFDEPTSALDPELVGEVLKVIQGLAEEGRTMIMVTHEMSFARKVSSQVLFLHQGLVEEQGAPADVLGNPKSERLQQFLSGNLK; the protein is encoded by the coding sequence ATGTACAAATTGACCGTTGAAGGCCTGCATAAAAGCTATGGCGACAATGAAGTGCTCAAAGGTGTCTCGCTCAAGGCCAGGACCGGTGACGTGATCAGCCTGATCGGCGCCAGCGGCTCGGGCAAGAGCACGTTCCTGCGCTGCATCAACTTCCTGGAAACGCCCAACGACGGCGCCATGACCCTGGACGGTCAAGCGATCCGCATGGTCAGCGACCGCCACGGCATGCGCGTAGCCGACGATGCCGAGTTGCAACGCTTGCGCACGCGGCTGGCCATGGTGTTCCAGCACTTCAACCTGTGGAGCCACATGAGCGTGCTGGAAAACATCACCATGGCCCCTCGCCGGGTGCTGGGGTGCAGCAAGAAAGACGCAGAAGACCGCGCCCGTCGCTACCTGGACAAGGTCGGCCTGCCAGCGCGGGTGGCCGATCAATACCCGGCGTTTCTGTCCGGCGGCCAGCAGCAACGGGTGGCGATTGCCCGCGCGCTGGCGATGGAGCCGGAGGTAATGCTGTTCGATGAGCCCACCTCGGCACTGGACCCGGAGCTGGTGGGCGAAGTGTTGAAGGTCATCCAGGGCCTGGCCGAAGAAGGCCGCACCATGATCATGGTGACCCACGAAATGAGCTTTGCGCGCAAGGTCTCAAGCCAGGTGCTGTTCCTGCACCAGGGCCTGGTGGAAGAGCAAGGTGCGCCGGCGGACGTGCTGGGCAACCCGAAGAGCGAACGCCTGCAGCAGTTTCTGAGCGGCAACTTGAAGTAA